Genomic window (Pseudomonas sp. MM211):
AGCAGCGCCCTGCTTGGCCAGGTTCACACCATAGGCCTTGGACATCGCCTCTCGACCGTGCTCACGCAAAGCGTGGGCAATCTCGTGGCCCATCACCGCGGCGATCTCGTCATCGGTGAGTTTCAGTTTGTCGATGATGCCCGTGTAAAAAATGATCTTGCCGCCCGGGCCACAGTTGGCATTCAGCTCTGGGCTATCGATCAGGTTGACTTCCCACTGCCACTGGGCGGCATCGGGACGGAACAGCGGCGCCTGTTTGATAAGACGGTCGGCAATGCGCTGCAGACGCTTGGCATCTGCGCTGTTTTTCTCCAGCACGCCCTGCTTAGACGCTTCGCTAAGCGTCTGCTGATAGGACTGGGCATACATCTGGTTGACTTCATCGGTCGACAACGCGCTGAACATATACTGCTTGCGCTCGACACCCACTGCGCCACCGCTGGTGGTGTTGACGGACTGGCATCCCGCCAGCAGCAAGGCCGCAGCCAGAGTAGTGAAAGACAACGACGATTTCATGCTGGATCTCCCTGAGGTCTGAGCGGCGTATGCTAGGGACTGTAAGAGGTGCTCGCAAGTTGAGTGATCAAGCGGGCGTCAGACACTCGGGCCCATCAAGTGTCGGATCATTGACCAAGTTGCTCAAGACCCGTTCCCGCAGCACCGGTGACGTACCAACGAGCAGTGCCTGCAGCTCTTCCACTGGCGTATCCGCCGCCAGCCAACGCTGCTGATCGTGCTCATTCAAGAGCAGCGGGCGGCGCAATGTGGCAGCGGCCTGGGTGACCAATGCAGCACTCAGGTAAACATGCCCTTCGACCGGATAAGCCTCCCACAGGGCTGCGAAATAGAGCAGCGAATCCTGGCCACTCAACCAATAAGGGCGCTTACGTGCGGTTCCACGCCACTCATAGAAACCGTTGGCCGGGATCAAG
Coding sequences:
- a CDS encoding SOS response-associated peptidase, whose translation is MSGRFALFRWTPAFAALPGFPADQQPHWNLAPGAQVLLQRADGEQRSLVRVRWGLTPSWLKDLSKTPAHARAETLAEQPMFRDAFRLRRGLIPANGFYEWRGTARKRPYWLSGQDSLLYFAALWEAYPVEGHVYLSAALVTQAAATLRRPLLLNEHDQQRWLAADTPVEELQALLVGTSPVLRERVLSNLVNDPTLDGPECLTPA
- a CDS encoding M48 family metallopeptidase; the encoded protein is MKSSLSFTTLAAALLLAGCQSVNTTSGGAVGVERKQYMFSALSTDEVNQMYAQSYQQTLSEASKQGVLEKNSADAKRLQRIADRLIKQAPLFRPDAAQWQWEVNLIDSPELNANCGPGGKIIFYTGIIDKLKLTDDEIAAVMGHEIAHALREHGREAMSKAYGVNLAKQGAAALLGVTPDKMALADAAVNYGMTLPNSRSNENEADLIGLELSARGGFNPNAAVSLWEKMAKASEGSPPEFMSTHPASSSRIASLQAAIPKVMPLYQQAKK